The following coding sequences lie in one Bacteroidota bacterium genomic window:
- a CDS encoding DUF309 domain-containing protein, whose translation MIRYCSSKAFPPYSFIHGLNVNPNKPGGYRQHLNDPVAEPINFESFFESKEYLFAIDLINHGYYWESHVYFEAIWNAHLRVGPIANYCKALVKIAAGAIKYEQNKKESANRLFNGASDIFNRLPNSFFLGITIDNLVQLTEKWKTEGQQFIDLRF comes from the coding sequence ATGATACGATACTGTAGCAGCAAAGCATTCCCTCCATACTCCTTTATCCATGGATTAAACGTAAATCCAAATAAACCCGGTGGCTACAGGCAGCACCTAAATGATCCCGTAGCCGAACCTATTAATTTCGAATCTTTCTTTGAAAGTAAAGAATATCTTTTTGCTATCGATTTAATCAATCATGGTTATTACTGGGAATCGCACGTTTACTTTGAAGCTATTTGGAATGCCCACTTAAGAGTTGGACCAATTGCAAATTACTGCAAGGCTCTTGTTAAAATAGCTGCCGGAGCAATCAAATACGAACAAAACAAAAAAGAATCAGCAAACAGACTTTTTAATGGTGCAAGCGATATTTTTAATAGGTTACCTAATTCATTTTTTTTAGGAATAACCATAGATAATTTGGTGCAACTTACCGAAAAATGGAAAACTGAAGGTCAACAGTTTATTGACCTTCGATTTTGA
- a CDS encoding CotH kinase family protein, with the protein MKTLLINFLLFTSSLLFAQDYNPVFGEEYVQDYLPSIEVTMDQADYDWMVHPDNIWSDEYQHATVVYKGSNGVEISYLDLGIRLRGNTSRAKQKKSFKLHFEKFTDDQYFFGLKKLNIKAETNDPSAVREHMVMNLYRESNIPVARVNHVKLYINSNYMGLYSSIEQVDSRFLKSRFSNDTGNLYKCGYGADVANTGEVYNDEIYELKTNEDENDRSKLEAFIYFMSNSSDSDFENNINNYLNVEDYVKQLAIEVLTGHWDGYSYNNNNFYLYYNPNKSWFEYIPYDTDNTLGIDWIDRDWSDRNVYDWAKHGDAKRPLYRRILGIEKYAKLYSQSIDNFIKTKFNTAYQMNIAYTYKDLISEAIYSDIYFLLDFGYSTQTFEDSYTENADNHVKYGIEPFIERRVNSAKEQLKQSHLSIVDELFNSSISVYPVPLNDERTITISTDICGIKSIHVSIRNTLGQEVYQNTVDIDNSINKINLNSLSNGVYIIKIIDPVSLKVASKKLLVN; encoded by the coding sequence ATGAAGACTTTATTAATAAATTTCCTATTATTTACATCTAGTTTACTATTTGCTCAAGATTATAATCCGGTTTTTGGAGAAGAATATGTTCAAGATTATCTGCCATCGATTGAAGTAACAATGGACCAGGCTGATTATGATTGGATGGTTCACCCTGATAATATTTGGAGCGATGAATATCAACATGCAACAGTTGTTTACAAAGGAAGCAATGGTGTGGAAATATCTTATCTCGATTTAGGTATACGATTAAGAGGAAATACTTCAAGAGCTAAACAGAAGAAATCATTTAAATTGCATTTTGAAAAGTTTACGGACGATCAGTATTTCTTCGGATTAAAAAAGTTGAATATTAAGGCTGAAACAAATGATCCTTCTGCTGTGCGCGAGCATATGGTAATGAATTTATATAGAGAGTCAAATATTCCGGTAGCGAGAGTTAACCATGTAAAATTGTATATTAATTCAAATTACATGGGCTTGTATTCAAGTATAGAACAAGTAGATTCCAGGTTTTTAAAGAGCAGGTTTAGTAACGATACAGGTAATTTATACAAGTGTGGATATGGCGCAGATGTAGCTAATACGGGTGAGGTTTATAATGATGAGATTTATGAGTTGAAAACCAATGAAGATGAAAATGACAGGAGTAAATTGGAAGCTTTTATTTATTTTATGTCAAATTCGTCTGATAGTGATTTTGAGAATAATATAAATAACTATCTCAATGTTGAAGATTATGTAAAGCAGCTTGCAATAGAGGTATTAACCGGGCATTGGGATGGATACTCATATAACAACAATAATTTTTATTTGTATTATAATCCCAATAAAAGCTGGTTTGAATATATTCCCTATGATACTGATAATACCTTAGGAATAGACTGGATAGATAGAGATTGGAGTGATAGAAATGTTTATGATTGGGCGAAACACGGGGATGCAAAAAGACCTTTATACAGAAGGATTCTGGGCATAGAAAAATATGCAAAGTTATATTCTCAAAGTATAGATAACTTTATTAAAACAAAGTTCAATACTGCTTATCAGATGAATATTGCATATACATATAAAGATCTTATTTCTGAAGCAATTTACTCAGATATATATTTTCTTTTAGACTTCGGATATTCTACCCAAACATTTGAAGATAGCTATACCGAGAATGCCGATAATCATGTAAAGTATGGAATAGAACCATTCATAGAAAGACGTGTAAACTCAGCGAAAGAACAATTAAAGCAGTCTCATCTTTCGATTGTTGACGAATTATTTAATTCATCAATTAGTGTTTATCCGGTACCACTAAATGACGAGAGAACTATTACTATTAGTACAGATATTTGCGGAATAAAAAGTATTCATGTTTCAATACGTAACACTCTGGGACAGGAGGTCTATCAAAATACTGTTGATATTGATAATTCAATAAATAAAATAAATCTGAACTCCCTAAGTAATGGAGTTTACATAATTAAAATTATAGATCCAGTTAGTTTAAAGGTAGCATCAAAGAAGCTTCTGGTAAATTAA